GAAAATGTAAAAGTCATTGAGGCCTCAGCCGGAGTGGATCTTATTGATTACGACCATGACCACAATCACGGCCATGAAGAAGATGAACACGGCCACGAGGATGATCACGATCACGGCCATGAGGAAGATGGACACGGTCACGAAGAAGACGATCACGGTCATGAGGAAGATGAGCATGGCCACGAGGATGGGCATGATCACGGTCATGAGGAAGATGGACACGGTCACGAAGAAGACGATCACGGTCATGAGGAAGATGAGCATGGCCACGAGGATGGGCATGATCACGGTCATGGTGATCAGGACCCTCACGTCTGGCTCGACCCTGTCCGTGCGGTAGACCTTGCTGAGAATATTAAAGAGGCACTCATTGAACTTCGTCCGGAGTCTGAAGAGTATTTCACAGAAAACTTTGAGGAACTGGAAAGAGATCTCCTTGAGCTTGATGTAGAGTTTCAGGAAATGAGTGACAACAAAACCAAGGAGACAGTTATTGTGTCTCACGCCGGGTACGGCTACTGGGATGACCGGTACGGCATTCACCAGGTTGGGATCTCAGGATTGTCCCCTAACAATGAGCCTTCAATTCAGCAGGTACAGGAAACAATTACATTTGCTGAAGACAGAGGCATTAATTACATCATGTTTGAACAGAACATTCCAACAAACATCGCTGAAACGGTCAGGGAACAAATCGGAGCAGAAGATCTCTGGCTTCATAACCTGGAAGCACTGACAGAAGAAGATGTGGAAAATGAAGAAGATTACTTCAGTCTGATGAGACGAAACATCGAGGTGCTGGAAACAGCTCTTCACGACTAATAATACACGGCCCGCATTTGTTGCGGGTCTTCTTTTTTAGGAAAATAAACGCAGACACTTGGTAAATCATCCTATACAGTGTAAAATTAAATTCAGGCTATTATAAAGGAGTGTTCACATATGGACTTTCAGCTATTTATGAATGATGTGGTTCAGACAGCACGTAAAGATATGGTTGAGGCAGGCTACGAAGAGCTTACAACCCCCGAGCAGGTAGATGAGGTATTCGGCAAGGGTGGCACAGCATTGGTATTGATAAATTCAGTTTGCGGATGTGCAGGTGGAATTGCCCGCCCTTCAGCTCATTATATGAAGAATTATGAAGTTCAGGCAGATCACTATGTAACTGTTTTTGCGGGCCAGGACCGTGAAGCTACAGCCCGTGCACGTGACTATTTTCAGGGATATGAGCCGTCTTCACCTTCTTTCGCACTCATGAAGGATGGGAAGATACAAACGATGCTTGAGCGTCACGAGATTGAAGGACATGAACCGATTGAAGTTGTTCAGAAGCTTGAGCAGGCTTTTGATACTTACTTCAAAGGGTAATACGAAGGTAAAAGGAGGTGGAAGCCTCCTTTTATTTATGCTATAATTCTCACGTTAGCGATGAGCGTCAAGTATCAGCTGCGAATTGCGTCGACGCAGAAAGCTGCGAAGCATAACTTGCAGAAAAAGAAGCAGGGGTAATTCATATGCGTGCAACGAGCTCACCTGCGTCTCCTCTGCAATGAGCGTTAATGAACAACTCAGTTTAACAGAGCCAACGAAAAAGAAAAGGAGTGTCAGTCATGCAGGAGCTTTACAAAGAAATTCATACATACTTAAACATGGATGAAGAGATTCCATTTGATCAGTTTGATGACTTTTATAAAAGAGTAATTGATAACTTTAATGCAAATGCTGATAAATTTGACGAAGAAGATGTGTGGAGAGGATTGTTCATCTCCGAGAACATCATGTCAAATGCTGATGGACGTGCGAAAGAAGAAAAAGGGACACGCACCAAAAAGTATAAAAAGATGGCACAGCGTCTTAAGCTGTGGGCTCAGAACTTCGCCGGAAGACTTCGTCAAATGGGATACAGCGATGAGCAGATGAACGAACGGTTTGAAAACATGTTTGATGAAGAAGTGTAAAATTTTTCTTTGAAGTGTAAAAATAAATCTTGATTCCTTTCTAGTTTATTGCTATACTTCAATAGTGCAAACGGAACGTGCTTCCGTTTTTGCAGGCGCCCATGGTGAAATGGATATCACACGAGATTTCGGCTCTCGCGTTCTGGGTTCGAATCCTGGTGGGCGCGCCAACTGAACAATACATAAACCTCCGTATATACGGAGGTTTTTCTGTATTATTATTGTGAAATAGTAAACAGACAAATAATTTTTGCATCGTTTAAAAAGGGTATAGATTCCTATACTAAACGATAAATCAGAAAAGAGGGGATTGTGTGTTTCGAATCGGGTACAGAACGCTGAAAACCGCACTTGGAGCTGCTCTGGCTATTGCGGCTGCCCAGTGGTTTCAATTAGACTTCTATGCGTCTGCAGGCATCATCACCGTCCTCTGTATACAAAAGACTAAGAAAAAGTCTTTTCAGATGTCCTGGGCCCGTCTGCTGGCGTGCGTGATCGGCCTCGTCTATGCAGGTGTTGTATTTGAAGTAATGGGATATCATCCACTCAGTGTGGGGCTGTTGCTCTTACTCTTTATTCCGACCACCCTCGTGTTAAAAGTACAGGCTGGT
This DNA window, taken from Alteribacter keqinensis, encodes the following:
- a CDS encoding metal ABC transporter solute-binding protein, Zn/Mn family, whose product is MKRVKAGLLSTMLAASAFLAACGAEEDATEEQQTDGEDIAEEAEDPLLIYTTLYPLEDFAKKVGGEQVEVENIVPVGADAHTFEPTAQQMISVADGDLFVYNGAGFEGFASSIKDVLDGENVKVIEASAGVDLIDYDHDHNHGHEEDEHGHEDDHDHGHEEDGHGHEEDDHGHEEDEHGHEDGHDHGHEEDGHGHEEDDHGHEEDEHGHEDGHDHGHGDQDPHVWLDPVRAVDLAENIKEALIELRPESEEYFTENFEELERDLLELDVEFQEMSDNKTKETVIVSHAGYGYWDDRYGIHQVGISGLSPNNEPSIQQVQETITFAEDRGINYIMFEQNIPTNIAETVREQIGAEDLWLHNLEALTEEDVENEEDYFSLMRRNIEVLETALHD
- a CDS encoding BrxA/BrxB family bacilliredoxin → MDFQLFMNDVVQTARKDMVEAGYEELTTPEQVDEVFGKGGTALVLINSVCGCAGGIARPSAHYMKNYEVQADHYVTVFAGQDREATARARDYFQGYEPSSPSFALMKDGKIQTMLERHEIEGHEPIEVVQKLEQAFDTYFKG